The Methylomonas koyamae genome has a segment encoding these proteins:
- the hisF gene encoding imidazole glycerol phosphate synthase subunit HisF yields MSLAKRIIPCLDVDNGRVVKGVKFVDIRDAGDPVEIARRYDREGADEITFLDITATHDDRATMVHVVEQVAGEVFIPLTVGGGIRTADDIRRMLNAGADKVGINSAAVFRPEFVKEASDKFGSQCIVVAIDAKKVSQDGEAERWEIFTHGGRKPTGIDAVTWAVRMKEYGAGEILLTSMDRDGTKSGFDLALTRAISEAVSIPVIASGGVGNLDHLADGILEGKADAVLAASIFHFGEYTIEQAKRHMQSRGIEVRL; encoded by the coding sequence ATGAGCCTAGCCAAACGCATCATTCCCTGCCTGGACGTCGATAACGGCCGCGTCGTCAAAGGCGTCAAATTCGTCGATATCCGCGACGCCGGCGATCCGGTGGAAATCGCCCGCCGCTACGACCGCGAAGGCGCCGACGAGATCACGTTTCTCGACATTACCGCCACCCACGACGACCGGGCGACGATGGTGCATGTCGTCGAGCAAGTCGCCGGCGAGGTGTTCATCCCGTTGACGGTCGGCGGCGGCATCCGTACCGCCGACGATATCCGCCGCATGCTGAACGCCGGCGCCGATAAAGTCGGCATCAACAGTGCCGCAGTATTCCGGCCCGAATTCGTCAAGGAAGCGTCGGACAAGTTCGGTTCGCAGTGCATCGTCGTCGCGATCGACGCCAAAAAAGTCAGCCAGGACGGCGAGGCGGAACGCTGGGAAATTTTTACCCACGGTGGCCGCAAACCGACCGGCATCGATGCCGTGACCTGGGCGGTGCGCATGAAAGAATACGGTGCCGGCGAAATTCTGTTGACCAGCATGGACCGCGACGGCACCAAATCCGGTTTCGACTTGGCCTTGACCCGTGCGATCAGCGAAGCCGTCAGCATTCCGGTCATCGCCTCCGGCGGCGTCGGCAACCTGGACCATTTGGCGGACGGCATTCTCGAAGGCAAGGCCGATGCGGTGTTGGCAGCCAGTATTTTCCATTTCGGCGAATATAC